A genome region from Sander vitreus isolate 19-12246 chromosome 21, sanVit1, whole genome shotgun sequence includes the following:
- the LOC144536373 gene encoding uncharacterized protein LOC144536373 isoform X3, producing the protein MFFALKLLLLCPLFLGLGLDLDLDLPSYSVPATSPTLSIPQQWVVLETESHFTCHADGFYPPPVSFSWTRDGQVIQPPYHIEGEQTPDGYYMAVGNLTFYPSREDQNVTFGCKVSHNGGYQELDFQLNITYLPSVRLAAVLSHSNNIPLTLYCDVESFYPEEVSVSWLQNSTVLPEPPTTELNPDGTYRARHYYTLSPEQREQGGKVECAVNQPGVVHPVSGSAYLEKLDPQAEAPVLTKSAKASVALMCISLVLVVLLCFGVSWRRRDEKKKSLNVSGIILPPRVIVGQKGRVTMSIEGRRVDRVQTAWFLNDTPISDTSLTASEKGPLLPSRGEMGYYKRHTLGPLYSSGSGTQQLISSLTFIPQISIHKGAVFKCQVSYMGKDKIVVERVSEKFTILSAPEVSEIQLAETPGDSDVISMTVQASHFHPDVITFRWFCQGSELSPVASQASSSPRPNSEGVFSAFSQCKLPRSELEKGGTKVWVSVHHIALKQPVTRETRGFIKRPCVSEIVGSTSSPEKTLILGCEITDFYPPNVSVTWLKLRGGEQDDREEEVIVGGEMWGPIQIQPRLYRATATLKRRPTNQEKKERGGGIICRVEHCSLHEPIEKHWRNVNVVAPSIPPLISVCWSSEGVGVFSLMLKGGHPKVKLVWAAGGPTLSPLVSNETEEIGDDGQRELKSVCALERSTSLPSQTNKPLERWKNGHAIKTKAAVTDPDTEGIEYIDEKVDEENNNIDRDEETKSEVDEDSVEEREQGPGALHINRINLTKGPRGNERARLRVCVEIIHPALKLPVYRTWTEPNEDISSSTLKP; encoded by the exons CTTCCCCCACTCTATCCATCCCTCAGCAGTGGGTGGTGTTAGAAACAGAGAGCCACTTTACATGCCATGCAGATGGTTTCTACCCTcctcctgtctctttctcctgGACCAGAGATGGGCAAGTGATTCAACCTCCTTACCACATTGAAGGTGAACAGACTCCAGATGGGTACTACATGGCTGTGGGCAACCTGACCTTCTACCCTTCCCGCGAAGACCAGAATGTGACCTTTGGCTGCAAAGTGTCACACAATGGCGGCTATCAAGAGCTGGATTTCCAACTCAATATTACCT ACCTTCCTTCTGTTAGACTTGCTGCAGTACTCTCACACTCCAACAACATTCCTCTCACTCTTTACTGTGACGTGGAGAGTTTCTACCCAGAGGAAGTATCTGTGTCTTGGCTTCAAAACAGCACAGTCCTCCCTGAGCCCCCCACCACTGAGCTGAACCCAGATGGGACTTACAGAGCCAGGCACTATTATACTTTGAGCCCTGAGCAGAGGGAGCAAGGTGGGAAGGTGGAATGTGCAGTAAACCAACCTGGGGTAGTGCACCCTGTCAGTGGCTCAGCGTACCTCGAGAAACTGGACCCTCAAG CTGAGGCTCCAGTGTTGACTAAATCAGCCAAAGCATCTGTGGCTTTGATGTGTATTTCTCTGGTGCTGGTCGTCTTGCTCTGCTTTGGCGTTTCTTGGAGAAGAAGGGATG AGAAAAAGAAGTCTCTGAATGTGTCAGGGATCATTCTCCCTCCACGCGTGATTGTTGGTCAAAAGGGCAGGGTGACGATGAGCATTGAGGGCCGGAGGGTGGACCGAGTCCAGACAGCATGGTTTCTCAATGACACCCCTATCTCTGACACTTCACTCACAG CTTCAGAGAAAGGCCCTCTGCTCCCCTCCAGAGGCGAGATGGGTTACTACAAGCGGCACACTCTGGGGCCGCTGTACTCATCTGGAAGTGGCACTCAACAGCTGATCTCATCACTCACCTTCATCCCCCAGATTTCAATCCACAAGGGGGCGGTGTTTAAGTGTCAGGTGTCCTACATGGGCAAAGACAAGATCGTGGTGGAGAGGGTGTCGGAGAAGTTTACAATCTTGT CTGCTCCAGAAGTATCAGAAATCCAGCTGGCAGAGACACCAGGTGACTCTG ATGTCATCAGCATGACTGTCCAGGCATCACATTTCCATCCGGACGTCATTACCTTCCGCTGGTTCTGCCAGGGGAGTGAGCTGAGCCCTGTCGCCTCCCAGGCTTCGTCCTCCCCTAGACCCAATTCTGAAGGAGTCTTTTCAGCCTTCAGCCAGTGTAAACTGCCTCGGAGTGAACTGGAAAAGGGAGGCACTAAAGTGTGGGTCAGTGTCCACCACATCGCCCTGAAGCAGCCAGTCACCCGCGAGACCAGAG GGTTCATCAAGAGGCCGTGTGTGTCCGAAATCGTTGGCTCCACTTCTTCCCCAGAGAAGACTTTGATCCTTGGATGTGAAATCACAGATTTCTACCCCCCGAACGTATCAGTCACCTGGCTGAAGCTCAGGGGGGGAGAGCAAgatgacagagaggaggaggtgatAGTGGGAGGAGAGATGTGGGGCCCCATACAGATTCAGCCCAGACTCTACAGGGCCACAGCCACTCTGAAGAGAAGGCCAacaaatcaggagaaaaaggagagaggaggagggattaTTTGTAGAGTCGAGCACTGTTCCCTACACGAGCCTATTGAGAAACACTGGAGAAATGTTAACGTTG TTGCTCCCTCCATTCCTCCATTGATCTCGGTCTGTTGGAGCAGTGAAGGGGTTGGTGTGTTCTCTCTCATGTTGAAGGGAGGTCACCCTAAGGTGAAATTAGTCTGGGCAGCAGGAGGACCCACTCTTTCACCACTGGTATCCAATGAGACAGAGGAGATAGGAGATGACGGACAGAGGGAGCTGAAAAGTGTGTGCGCCCTGGAGAGGTCCACAAGCCTGCCAAGTCAGACAAACAAACCGCTGGAGAGATGGAAGAATGGACATGCAATAA AAACAAAAGCTGCCGTCACAGACCCTGACACTGAAGGAATAGAATACATCGATGAAAAAGTGGACGAAGAGAATAACAACATTGACAGGGACGAGGAAACAAAGTCAGAAGTGGATGAGGACAGTGTCGAAGAAAGAGAGCAAGGCCCAGGAGCGCTGCACATCAACAGAATCAACTTGACGAAGGGTCccagaggaaatgagagagcaCGTTTGAGAGTCTGCGTAGAGATCATACACCCTGCACTCAAGCTTCCTGTTTATCGAACCTGGACAG AGCCCAATGAGGACATTTCATCTTCCACATTAAAGCCCTGA
- the LOC144536373 gene encoding uncharacterized protein LOC144536373 isoform X4, with the protein MRCKVLVYVILLTLIKHVSPSEIQASPNTNATLPCNVTFPLSVKGDKIDKSLIKVSWISNGSDIASFREAATQIKEGFSWDTTDFINGDFSLIVLRAGLDLQGQYECTVSYNSTMLHSSNVTFSILASPTLSIPQQWVVLETESHFTCHADGFYPPPVSFSWTRDGQVIQPPYHIEGEQTPDGYYMAVGNLTFYPSREDQNVTFGCKVSHNGGYQELDFQLNITYLPSVRLAAVLSHSNNIPLTLYCDVESFYPEEVSVSWLQNSTVLPEPPTTELNPDGTYRARHYYTLSPEQREQGGKVECAVNQPGVVHPVSGSAYLEKLDPQAEAPVLTKSAKASVALMCISLVLVVLLCFGVSWRRRDEKKKSLNVSGIILPPRVIVGQKGRVTMSIEGRRVDRVQTAWFLNDTPISDTSLTASEKGPLLPSRGEMGYYKRHTLGPLYSSGSGTQQLISSLTFIPQISIHKGAVFKCQVSYMGKDKIVVERVSEKFTILSAPEVSEIQLAETPGDSDVISMTVQASHFHPDVITFRWFCQGSELSPVASQASSSPRPNSEGVFSAFSQCKLPRSELEKGGTKVWVSVHHIALKQPVTRETRGFIKRPCVSEIVGSTSSPEKTLILGCEITDFYPPNVSVTWLKLRGGEQDDREEEVIVGGEMWGPIQIQPRLYRATATLKRRPTNQEKKERGGGIICRVEHCSLHEPIEKHWRNVNVVAPSIPPLISVCWSSEGVGVFSLMLKGGHPKVKLVWAAGGPTLSPLVSNETEEIGDDGQRELKSVCALERSTSLPSQTNKPLERWKNGHAIKTKAAVTDPDTEGIEYIDEKVDEENNNIDRDEETKSEVDEDSVEEREQGPGALHINRINLTKGPRGNERARLRVCVEIIHPALKLPVYRTWTGKTLQTTNIHDIKSEGQRGGSLKMDPESVFTRVERTFWTAWVSRCII; encoded by the exons ATGCGGTGTAAAGTCCTCGTCTATGTCATCCTTCTGACTCTCATAAAGCATG TGTCTCCAAGTGAAATACAGGCCAGCCCGAATACAAATGCAACTCTTCCCTGCAATGTGACGTTCCCTCTTTCTGTAAAGGGGGACAAAATAGACAAGTCTCTCATCAAAGTCAGCTGGATAAGTAACGGCTCTGACATCGCCTCATTCAGAGAAGCGGCAACTCAAATAAAGGAAGGCTTCAGTTGGGACACCACTGATTTCATCAACGGGGACTTTTCACTGATTGTCCTCAGAGCCGGTCTTGACCTGCAGGGGCAGTATGAATGCACCGTCAGCTACAACTCCACAATGCTGCACTCCAGCAACGTTACATTCAGTATCCTCG CTTCCCCCACTCTATCCATCCCTCAGCAGTGGGTGGTGTTAGAAACAGAGAGCCACTTTACATGCCATGCAGATGGTTTCTACCCTcctcctgtctctttctcctgGACCAGAGATGGGCAAGTGATTCAACCTCCTTACCACATTGAAGGTGAACAGACTCCAGATGGGTACTACATGGCTGTGGGCAACCTGACCTTCTACCCTTCCCGCGAAGACCAGAATGTGACCTTTGGCTGCAAAGTGTCACACAATGGCGGCTATCAAGAGCTGGATTTCCAACTCAATATTACCT ACCTTCCTTCTGTTAGACTTGCTGCAGTACTCTCACACTCCAACAACATTCCTCTCACTCTTTACTGTGACGTGGAGAGTTTCTACCCAGAGGAAGTATCTGTGTCTTGGCTTCAAAACAGCACAGTCCTCCCTGAGCCCCCCACCACTGAGCTGAACCCAGATGGGACTTACAGAGCCAGGCACTATTATACTTTGAGCCCTGAGCAGAGGGAGCAAGGTGGGAAGGTGGAATGTGCAGTAAACCAACCTGGGGTAGTGCACCCTGTCAGTGGCTCAGCGTACCTCGAGAAACTGGACCCTCAAG CTGAGGCTCCAGTGTTGACTAAATCAGCCAAAGCATCTGTGGCTTTGATGTGTATTTCTCTGGTGCTGGTCGTCTTGCTCTGCTTTGGCGTTTCTTGGAGAAGAAGGGATG AGAAAAAGAAGTCTCTGAATGTGTCAGGGATCATTCTCCCTCCACGCGTGATTGTTGGTCAAAAGGGCAGGGTGACGATGAGCATTGAGGGCCGGAGGGTGGACCGAGTCCAGACAGCATGGTTTCTCAATGACACCCCTATCTCTGACACTTCACTCACAG CTTCAGAGAAAGGCCCTCTGCTCCCCTCCAGAGGCGAGATGGGTTACTACAAGCGGCACACTCTGGGGCCGCTGTACTCATCTGGAAGTGGCACTCAACAGCTGATCTCATCACTCACCTTCATCCCCCAGATTTCAATCCACAAGGGGGCGGTGTTTAAGTGTCAGGTGTCCTACATGGGCAAAGACAAGATCGTGGTGGAGAGGGTGTCGGAGAAGTTTACAATCTTGT CTGCTCCAGAAGTATCAGAAATCCAGCTGGCAGAGACACCAGGTGACTCTG ATGTCATCAGCATGACTGTCCAGGCATCACATTTCCATCCGGACGTCATTACCTTCCGCTGGTTCTGCCAGGGGAGTGAGCTGAGCCCTGTCGCCTCCCAGGCTTCGTCCTCCCCTAGACCCAATTCTGAAGGAGTCTTTTCAGCCTTCAGCCAGTGTAAACTGCCTCGGAGTGAACTGGAAAAGGGAGGCACTAAAGTGTGGGTCAGTGTCCACCACATCGCCCTGAAGCAGCCAGTCACCCGCGAGACCAGAG GGTTCATCAAGAGGCCGTGTGTGTCCGAAATCGTTGGCTCCACTTCTTCCCCAGAGAAGACTTTGATCCTTGGATGTGAAATCACAGATTTCTACCCCCCGAACGTATCAGTCACCTGGCTGAAGCTCAGGGGGGGAGAGCAAgatgacagagaggaggaggtgatAGTGGGAGGAGAGATGTGGGGCCCCATACAGATTCAGCCCAGACTCTACAGGGCCACAGCCACTCTGAAGAGAAGGCCAacaaatcaggagaaaaaggagagaggaggagggattaTTTGTAGAGTCGAGCACTGTTCCCTACACGAGCCTATTGAGAAACACTGGAGAAATGTTAACGTTG TTGCTCCCTCCATTCCTCCATTGATCTCGGTCTGTTGGAGCAGTGAAGGGGTTGGTGTGTTCTCTCTCATGTTGAAGGGAGGTCACCCTAAGGTGAAATTAGTCTGGGCAGCAGGAGGACCCACTCTTTCACCACTGGTATCCAATGAGACAGAGGAGATAGGAGATGACGGACAGAGGGAGCTGAAAAGTGTGTGCGCCCTGGAGAGGTCCACAAGCCTGCCAAGTCAGACAAACAAACCGCTGGAGAGATGGAAGAATGGACATGCAATAA AAACAAAAGCTGCCGTCACAGACCCTGACACTGAAGGAATAGAATACATCGATGAAAAAGTGGACGAAGAGAATAACAACATTGACAGGGACGAGGAAACAAAGTCAGAAGTGGATGAGGACAGTGTCGAAGAAAGAGAGCAAGGCCCAGGAGCGCTGCACATCAACAGAATCAACTTGACGAAGGGTCccagaggaaatgagagagcaCGTTTGAGAGTCTGCGTAGAGATCATACACCCTGCACTCAAGCTTCCTGTTTATCGAACCTGGACAGGTAAGACGCTACAAACAACTAACATACAT GACATTAAATCCGAGGGTCAACGAGGAGGAAGTCTGAAGATGGACCCCGAGAGTGTCTTCACCAGGGTGGAGAGGACTTTCTGGACAGCTTGGGTGAGCCGCTGCAtcatctaa
- the LOC144536373 gene encoding uncharacterized protein LOC144536373 isoform X1 encodes MDPESVFTRVERTFWTAWYYITGAVNRFIRPEPADIASNDIQAIQGSAVDSEPVNSGDADGDVGGRGIDEEQPLATASLLSSSRPLVAGELCTTDIDLGPDEESVQYTVQPNRISASKATEEGEGTREEQFPRARDDAGLLVAKEDKQEENRDRKLPRQDETPENEEHTNTRSQRLTGDAMCEDMEESGRNAGAEEMSMTVDDHQKMDETIPVKEEDDKMQHEHKYLVTEDIEVELCTIKDFSVKDEDNMHIEEAKLQRNEADTAVTHEEAEYSDSVQQLASQNENKSDEAAKQVENQLSVCKELSDDRRDFKSGIVSKEEVIVVKQEHVMTHRSGRGAKEEDESTLDEGAVIEEGNMNEAANNQTTDEAPEQEDDIRTVTEDRQEEDSLTEHEEVTQNAKTEPHTAEFAAGEQEDVAKDAKVQTTTREADDVETESYGAVIEEKSDVTAAHISVEERLSSEVRNKENIMEIGCTTTLATEKPEGKTRQEMTEKLQNIPLGICEGWVVVSQELNSPTWEETQEGVPEYNNEPGKEENTTQRFLVEGDCEEIQGSQLPEEVESKEPESLQNSGFSTGADYLLVREHMEEKQESPRDIKGSFEAGLPHETEKPLVEVVIQEPGRLLAEEEGQLLVDLMKTGIEHLKFESDVGLPDESDKAQDGPEGLLVEFEIDEELHNSRVADAAGDGSETPGAVTAEEEVGFADETFLEVKEQKMTETSFFQESVDAIDSEQISNMTPSSLEDVTKSGLLKQSDETEPELLEDVEMQDAGIDMEETGNGVEEDAGEDEKQNKNEILHLQVAEMAESESYRPVESLQTENQLSDEALTISNEEGLTEAAGESKTAESKPKDLTLSTEEVAKHVTESEGSCAEETVRSISGHQDVIDEEILDLWIQTALSEDTGGIKHQEEPEPGQQMEPSNQEQDEISSVQTEKEKEQLLELNSRESELVSDTEMSSSTVESGFLDQSLSEWSIQNSETQLLKTNSTLSFPGIYDMLANMSESANISELSPQQQQFNSGSLDKLMEKAAETAQSYLKEEDLITERGFHPDTRVTPPEASHLNQESDKSQEKTEEVETKTGSQKEVDAEVTDWTDTKEAEVKPMTEMSTLFKVEKTKAEDEPLEITVSDSLDQIKHTESGRSRSISEASFQEEIVLTESGLKGDTCTESKSKLPSLDKPQPGWSEDIAESLPGLNRAEVAEQPTTKDLMEVDTAALDFTVQRSRISVKNPRVRPPKDPRSLLHKPSVDPTPSSHLSAKVLAGVPVRGLGIGIKLPGLGAGFPVLKKTQQVVSDEYSSETLSQETKPEEKSDAPKQDEAQPKPKWMTPRHPGFGNPLMSELKTKLKKTTKE; translated from the exons ATGGACCCCGAGAGTGTCTTCACCAGGGTGGAGAGGACTTTCTGGACAGCTTGG TACTATATAACCGGAGCTGTGAACAGATTCATCAGGCCAGAGCCCGCTGACATCGCCAGCAATGACATACAGGCCATCCAGGGATCTGCAGTTGACAGTGAGCCCGTTAACTCTGGTGATGCAGATGGTGACGTTGGCGGAAGGGGGATCGATGAGGAACAGCCTCTTGCGACAGCCTCTCTGCTTAGCTCATCTCGGCCACTTGTTGCCGGGGAACTTTGCACCACAGACATCGACTTAGGGCCTGATGAAGAAAGCGTGCAGTACACTGTCCAGCCGAACAGAATCAGCGCGAGTAAAGCAACTGAGGAAGGTGAGGGCACAAGAGAGGAACAGTTTCCCCGAGCGAGAGATGATGCTGGGCTGCTGGTTGCAAAGGAAGACAAACAAGAAGAAAACAGAGATCGGAAATTGCCCAGACAAGATGAGACGCCGGAGAATGAAGAACATACGAACACCAGGTCACAAAGACTTACAGGTGATGCAATGTGTGAAGACATGGAGGAAAGTGGAAGAAATGCTGGTGCTGAGGAGATGTCAATGACCGTGGATGATCATCAAAAAATGGATGAAACCATCCCAGTGAAGGAAGAAGATGATAAAATGCAGCATGAACATAAATATTTGGTGACAGAAGACATTGAGGTAGAATTGTGCACAATCAAAGATTTTAGTGTAAAAGACGAGGATAACATGCACATTGAAGAGGCAAAGTTGCAGAGGAATGAGGCAGATACAGCGGTGACACATGAGGAAGCAGAATACAGTGATAGTGTGCAACAGCTAGCCTCTCAAAATGAGAACAAGTCtgatgaagcagcaaaacaagtTGAAAATCAGCTGTCAGTCTGTAAAGAGTTGTCAGACGACCGCAGAGATTTCAAAAGTGGTATTGTGTCTAAGGAGGAGGTCATTGTTGTCAAGCAAGAGCATGTGATGACTCATAGAAGTGGAAGAGGTGCAAAAGAGGAGGATGAGAGCACACTGGATGAGGGTGCTGTCATTGAGGAAGGAAATATGAATGAGGCCGCAAACAACCAGACAACAGATGAAGCGCCAGAGCAGGAAGACGACATCAGAACAGTTACAGAAGACAGACAAGAAGAAGACAGTTTAACTGAACATGAAGAAGTCACACAGAATGCTAAAACAGAGCCACACACAGCTGAATTTGCGGCTGGAGAACAAGAGGATGTGGCTAAGGACGCCAAAGTGCAAACTACAACAAGAGAAGCTGATGATGTTGAGACAGAAAGTTATGGCGCCGTGATCGAAGAAAAGTCTGATGTGACAGCGGCTCACATTTCCGTAGAGGAGAGGCTTTCCAGTGAAGTCCGTAACAAAGAAAATATCATGGAAATAGGATGTACAACCACCTTAGCTACAGAAAAACCTGAAGGCAAGACTAGACAGGAAATGACTGAAAAGCTTCAAAATATTCCCCTGGGGATATGTGAAGGCTGGGTTGTTGTGTCGCAGGAGCTAAACTCTCCAACATGGGAGGAAACACAAGAGGGAGTTCCTGAATACAACAATGAGCCTGGGAAAGAGGAAAATACAACACAAAGGTTCCTGGTAGAAGGAGATTGCGAGGAAATCCAGGGCAGCCAATTACCAGAAGAGGTGGAGAGCAAAGAGCCGGAGAGCCTTCAAAACAGTGGCTTTAGCACCGGAGCTGACTATTTACTGGTGAGGGAGCATATGGAAGAGAAACAAGAAAGCCCACGAGATATTAAGGGTAGCTTTGAAGCTGGATTGCCACATGAAACAGAGAAACCACTTGTTGAAGTAGTAATTCAAGAACCAGGACGTTTACTTGCGGAAGAGGAAGGACAATTACTGGTTGACTTAATGAAGACGGGGATTGAACACTTGAAATTCGAGTCAGACGTCGGCTTACCAGACGAGAGCGACAAGGCACAAGATGGGCCTGAAGGGCTTTTGGTCGAATTTGAAATAGACGAAGAGCTACACAATTCCAGAGTAGCTGATGCTGCTGGAGATGGCAGTGAGACGCCAGGAGCTGTAACAGCAGAGGAAGAGGTTGGATTCGCTGATGAAACTTTCCTTGAGGTTAAAGAACAGAAGATGACAGAGACTAGCTTCTTTCAGGAATCGGTAGATGCCATAGACTCAGAGCAAATCAGCAACATGACTCCTAGTTCACTAGAAGACGTTACTAAATCTGGACTCCTGAAACAGTCGGATGAGACTGAGCCTGAATTACTTGAAGATGTAGAAATGCAAGATGCAGGGATAGATATGGAAGAAACGGGTAATGGAGTGGAGGAGGATGCAGGAGAAGATGAAAAGCAGaacaaaaatgagattttacaTCTGCAGGTAGCAGAAATGGCTGAATCTGAATCGTATAGACCAGTTGAGTCACTGCAGACGGAAAATCAACTATCAGACGAAGCACTTACGATAAGCAATGAGGAGGGTTTAACTGAAGCAGCAGGTGAATCAAAGACAGCCGAGTCCAAACCGAAAGATTTGACTTTATCAACAGAAGAAGTGGCAAAGCATGTGACAGAATCAGAGGGGAGTTGTGCCGAAGAAACAGTTCGCTCAATCAGTGGCCATCAGGATGTGATCGATGAAGAAATCCTCGACTTGTGGATACAGACGGCGTTGTCGGAGGACACTGGTGGAATAAAACACCAAGAAGAGCCCGAGCCTGGACAGCAAATGGAGCCATCGAATCAGGAACAAGATGAAATATCATCAGTgcagacagagaaggagaaagagcagCTTTTGGAGTTAAATTCAAGGGAATCTGAGTTAGTGAGTGACACAGAAATGTCTTCATCAACAGTAGAGTCTGGATTTTTGGACCAGTCTCTCAGTGAATGGAGCATACAAAACAGTGAAACTCAGCTACTGAAAACAAATAGCACTTTGTCATTTCCAGGCATATATGACATGTTGGCTAATATGTCCGAATCAGCAAACATCTCTGAATTGtctccacaacaacaacaatttaacTCTGGATCTCTGGATAAATTGATGGAGAAAGCAGCTGAGACAGCGCAATCATATCTGAAAGAAGAGGATTTAATCACTGAGAGAGGATTTCACCCTGATACAAGAGTCACGCCACCAGAGGCTAGCCATCTGAATCAGGAGTCTGATAAATCACaagaaaaaacagaagaagTGGAGACTAAAACTGGATCACAGAAAGAGGTTGATGCTGAGGTAACTGATTGGACAGACACTAAAGAAGCAGAGGTTAAGCCAATGACAGAAATGAGCACTCTATTCAAAGTTGAGAAAACAAAAGCTGAAGATGAGCCTCTTGAGATAACTGTGTCTGACTCTCTAGATCAAATCAAACACACTGAATCAGGACGATCTAGAAGCATCTCAGAGGCTTCGTTCCAGGAGGAAATAGTTTTGACAGAATCTGGTTTAAAAGGCGACACCTGCACTGAATCCAAGAGCAAGTTGCCCTCCCTGGACAAACCACAACCCGGATGGTCAGAAGATATTGCTGAATCATTACCTGGGCTAAACAGGGCGGAGGTGGCAGAACAGCCAACGACTAAAGATCTGATGGAG GTGGACACCGCTGCACTTGACTTTACTGTGCAAAGGTCAAGAATTTCTGTTAAAAATCCTCGTGTAAGGCCACCCAAAGATCCCCGCTCCCTTCTACATAAGCCCTCAGTGGATCCCACACCCTCTTCACATCTGTCAGCCAAAGTCCTTGCAGGTGTGCCTGTGAGAGGCTTGGGCATTGGAATCAAACTGCCTG ggcttgGTGCAGGTTTTCCTGTTTTAAAAAAGACACAACAGGTAGTGAGCGATGAATATAGTTCAGAAACCCTCTCACAG GAGACAAAACCAGAGGAGAAGAGTGACGCTCCCAAACAGGATGAGGCACAACCTAAACCCAAATGGATGACACCAAGACATCCAGG ATTTGGAAATCCACTTATGTCCGAGCTGAAGACCAAGCTGAAGAAAACCACAAAAGAGTGA